The following are from one region of the Actinomyces sp. oral taxon 897 genome:
- the dnaG gene encoding DNA primase: protein MAGLIKREDIEAVRERARIEDVAGEHVTLKPAGVGSLKGLCPFHDERTPSFHVRPQLGLFHCFGCGEGGDVIAFVEKIHHLSFTEAVEYLAGRTGVQLRYEEGGGVRRGVEPGTRQRLLDANRLAEAFFTEQLATPQAQAARDFLTGRGFDRLAAAHFAVGYAPAGWDNLARRLRDAGYTEHELVESGLCSRSSGARVYDRFRDRLIWPIRDVTGATIGFGARRLSEADQGPKYLNTPETPVYHKGQVLYGLDLAKKEIARSHQVVIVEGYTDVMAAHLSGVTTAVATCGTAFGEGHTRLVRRLLGDVADPSAGVIAGNRARGGEVVFTFDGDAAGRKAALRAYAEDQRFAAQTFVAVDTRGLDPCDLRLAEGDLGIPRLLERRVPLFEFVIRAALDDLNLDTAEGRVAGLRAAAPVVAGIRDLALRREYTRRLAGWVGMPEEEAVASVRQVQRRQRRYEEEPGLVPAPPAGALPPPTDPVTQLERQVLEVMVQVPVLAAEVGADDLGPEAFSQPVHRTVYEAVAAGGGVGAVNDLVDRATAAGLSRPEAVARATTHWVERIRAEAPLAQVAAAVTELAVAPLPVQASRADRDQDEAVRRYAAGVCGALAATEVNRRLAALRARQRRMSPTEDGYRELFEEIVGLENRRQQILRR from the coding sequence CAAGGGACTGTGCCCCTTCCACGACGAGCGCACCCCCTCCTTCCACGTGCGCCCCCAGCTGGGCCTGTTCCACTGCTTCGGGTGCGGGGAGGGCGGGGACGTCATCGCCTTCGTGGAGAAGATCCACCACCTGTCCTTTACCGAGGCGGTGGAGTACCTGGCGGGGCGGACCGGCGTCCAGCTGCGCTACGAGGAGGGCGGGGGAGTGCGCCGGGGCGTGGAGCCGGGCACCCGCCAGCGCCTCCTGGACGCCAACCGGCTGGCCGAGGCCTTCTTCACCGAGCAGCTGGCCACCCCCCAGGCCCAGGCGGCCCGCGACTTCCTGACCGGGCGCGGCTTCGACCGCCTCGCCGCCGCCCACTTCGCCGTCGGCTACGCCCCCGCGGGCTGGGACAACCTGGCCCGCCGCCTGCGCGACGCCGGCTACACCGAGCACGAGCTGGTGGAGTCCGGGCTGTGCTCCCGGTCCAGCGGCGCCCGCGTCTACGACCGCTTCCGTGACCGCCTCATCTGGCCCATACGAGACGTGACGGGGGCCACCATAGGCTTTGGGGCCCGGAGGCTCTCCGAGGCCGACCAGGGCCCCAAGTACCTCAACACCCCCGAGACCCCGGTCTACCACAAGGGGCAGGTCCTCTACGGCCTGGACCTGGCCAAGAAGGAGATCGCCCGCAGCCACCAGGTCGTCATCGTCGAGGGCTACACCGACGTCATGGCCGCCCACCTCTCCGGGGTCACCACCGCCGTGGCCACCTGCGGGACCGCCTTCGGGGAGGGGCACACCCGCCTGGTGCGCCGGCTCCTGGGGGACGTGGCCGACCCCTCCGCCGGGGTCATCGCCGGCAACCGGGCCCGCGGGGGGGAGGTCGTCTTCACCTTCGACGGCGACGCCGCCGGGCGCAAGGCCGCCCTGCGCGCCTACGCCGAGGACCAGCGCTTCGCCGCCCAGACCTTCGTGGCCGTGGACACCCGCGGCCTGGACCCCTGCGACCTGCGCCTGGCGGAGGGGGACTTAGGTATCCCCCGCCTGCTGGAGCGCCGTGTGCCCCTGTTCGAGTTCGTCATCCGCGCCGCCCTGGACGACCTCAACCTGGACACCGCCGAGGGGCGGGTCGCCGGGCTGCGGGCCGCCGCCCCCGTGGTGGCCGGGATCCGTGACCTGGCCCTGCGCCGGGAGTACACCCGCCGCCTGGCGGGGTGGGTGGGGATGCCCGAGGAGGAGGCGGTCGCCTCCGTGCGCCAGGTGCAGCGGCGCCAGCGCCGCTACGAGGAGGAGCCGGGGCTGGTGCCCGCGCCCCCGGCCGGGGCCCTGCCCCCGCCCACCGACCCCGTCACCCAGCTCGAGCGCCAGGTCCTGGAGGTCATGGTCCAGGTCCCGGTGCTCGCCGCCGAGGTCGGGGCGGACGACCTGGGCCCGGAGGCCTTCTCCCAGCCCGTGCACCGGACCGTCTACGAGGCCGTGGCCGCGGGCGGGGGCGTGGGCGCCGTCAACGACCTGGTGGACCGGGCGACCGCCGCCGGCCTGTCCCGTCCCGAGGCGGTCGCCCGGGCCACCACCCACTGGGTGGAGCGGATCCGCGCCGAGGCGCCCCTGGCCCAGGTCGCCGCGGCGGTGACCGAGCTGGCGGTGGCCCCCCTGCCGGTGCAGGCCTCCCGCGCCGACCGCGACCAGGACGAGGCGGTGCGCCGCTACGCGGCCGGGGTCTGCGGCGCCCTGGCCGCCACGGAGGTCAACCGGCGCCTGGCCGCCCTGCGGGCCCGCCAGCGGCGCATGTCCCCCACCGAGGACGGCTACCGGGAGCTCTTCGAGGAGATCGTCGGGCTGGAGAACCGCCGTCAGCAGATACTCAGGCGCTAG
- a CDS encoding Nif3-like dinuclear metal center hexameric protein, producing the protein MDTKPLTVADVLSTLRQAAPPELAEPWDSNQLICGDPADPVCSVLLAVDPVTAVVDEALERGVDMVVTHHPLYLRGTDHVSATDAKGCCVHRLVRAGVALANAHTTWDAAAGGVAEALAATVGLGRTVPLEPAPGAPHLGIGRVGDLEEATTLRDLAHRVAAALPDSAPGLLVGGDLQATVRRVAVSGGAGDSLLGAARASGADVFLTADLRHHPASEHLEEGRPYLLCGTHWATEWVGLPPLARYLEHGAAARGRTLTTYVSVLVTDPWALRLSTGVTDADPAPEPPE; encoded by the coding sequence GTGGACACCAAGCCCCTCACCGTCGCCGACGTCCTGAGCACCCTGCGCCAGGCCGCCCCGCCCGAGCTGGCCGAGCCCTGGGACTCCAACCAGCTCATCTGCGGGGACCCCGCTGATCCGGTCTGCTCGGTGCTCCTGGCCGTGGACCCCGTCACCGCCGTCGTCGACGAGGCGCTGGAGCGGGGCGTGGACATGGTGGTCACCCACCACCCCCTCTACCTGCGCGGCACCGACCACGTCAGCGCCACCGACGCCAAGGGATGCTGCGTCCACCGGCTCGTCCGGGCCGGGGTCGCCCTGGCCAACGCGCACACCACCTGGGACGCGGCCGCCGGGGGCGTGGCCGAGGCCCTGGCCGCGACCGTGGGCCTGGGGCGCACCGTCCCCCTGGAGCCCGCGCCCGGCGCACCCCACCTGGGAATAGGTCGGGTGGGGGACCTGGAGGAGGCTACCACCCTGCGCGACCTGGCCCACCGCGTCGCCGCCGCCCTGCCCGACTCCGCCCCGGGCCTGCTGGTGGGCGGGGACCTGCAGGCCACCGTCCGCCGGGTCGCCGTCAGCGGGGGTGCCGGGGACTCCCTGCTGGGGGCCGCCCGCGCCAGCGGGGCCGACGTCTTCCTCACCGCCGACCTGCGCCACCACCCGGCCAGCGAGCACCTGGAGGAGGGCCGCCCCTACCTGCTGTGCGGCACCCACTGGGCCACCGAGTGGGTGGGCCTGCCCCCGCTCGCCCGGTACCTGGAGCACGGCGCGGCCGCCCGGGGACGTACACTCACCACGTACGTGTCCGTGCTCGTCACCGACCCCTGGGCCCTGCGCCTGTCCACGGGCGTGACGGACGCGGACCCCGCCCCGGAGCCCCCAGAGTAA
- a CDS encoding zinc ribbon domain-containing protein, whose product MTSAPLAQQRLLIDLARLDADLARLSHERHDLPVLRRIEATVERLRRNRRDAAAAGAALDEARERAARCEQDVAQVTRRAQVLRERLHSGAAPARDLPAIQGEIDQLGRRQGVLEDAQLEALEALETAQARLDDLAAQEAGIRAEGREMTAERDAAFERLDAERSRVQRSRDDLAARIDADLLAEYERVRAATGGLGAVALYGSRLEGGTVEIGPQELARIAAAPLDAVVHAEDNDVIVVRMEP is encoded by the coding sequence GTGACGAGCGCCCCCCTTGCCCAGCAGCGGCTGCTGATCGACCTGGCGCGCCTGGACGCCGACCTGGCGCGTCTGTCCCACGAGCGCCACGACCTGCCGGTGCTGCGTCGTATCGAGGCCACGGTGGAGCGGCTCAGGAGGAACCGCCGCGACGCCGCCGCCGCTGGCGCGGCCCTGGACGAGGCCCGCGAGCGGGCCGCCCGCTGCGAGCAGGACGTGGCCCAGGTGACCCGACGCGCCCAGGTCCTGCGTGAGCGCCTCCACTCCGGGGCCGCCCCCGCCCGGGACCTGCCCGCCATCCAGGGGGAGATCGACCAGCTGGGACGGCGTCAGGGGGTGCTGGAGGACGCGCAGCTGGAGGCCCTGGAGGCCCTGGAGACCGCGCAGGCCCGCCTGGACGACCTGGCCGCCCAGGAGGCCGGGATCCGCGCCGAGGGCCGGGAGATGACGGCCGAGCGCGACGCCGCCTTCGAGCGCCTGGACGCCGAGCGCTCACGTGTCCAGCGGTCCCGGGACGACCTGGCCGCCAGGATCGACGCCGACCTGCTCGCGGAGTACGAGCGGGTGCGTGCGGCCACCGGCGGCCTGGGCGCCGTCGCCCTGTACGGCAGCCGCCTGGAGGGCGGGACCGTCGAGATCGGCCCCCAGGAGCTGGCCCGTATCGCCGCCGCCCCCCTGGACGCCGTCGTCCACGCCGAGGACAATGACGTCATTGTGGTGCGTATGGAGCCCTGA
- the map gene encoding type I methionyl aminopeptidase, whose product MTHGTRPHPDELADRAPRGTLVPGTLSAPRHVPRSIARPEYMFHRGPEHVTASDVKDAETVERIRRAGRVAARALAEAAAAIAPGVTTDELDRIAHEYMCDHGAYPSCLGYMGFPKSICTSVNEVICHGIPDSTVLKEGDLVNIDVTAYLDGVHGDTNATFPVGQVDPETSRLIERTRTAMERGIKAVRPGREINVIGRVIEAWARRFDYGVVRDYTGHGVGEAFHSGLIIPHYDAAPLYADVMEVGMVFTIEPMLTLGGIEWEQWDDGWTVVTKDRSRTAQFEHTLVVTEDGAEVLTLP is encoded by the coding sequence ATGACCCACGGCACCCGCCCCCACCCCGACGAGCTGGCCGACCGCGCCCCGCGCGGCACCCTCGTCCCCGGCACCCTGTCCGCCCCGAGGCACGTCCCCCGCTCCATCGCCCGTCCCGAGTACATGTTCCACCGCGGGCCCGAGCACGTGACCGCCTCCGACGTCAAGGACGCGGAGACGGTCGAGCGGATCCGGCGCGCCGGGCGCGTCGCCGCCCGGGCCCTGGCCGAGGCCGCGGCGGCGATCGCCCCGGGGGTGACCACCGACGAGCTGGACAGGATCGCCCACGAGTACATGTGCGACCACGGGGCCTACCCCTCCTGCCTGGGCTACATGGGCTTCCCCAAGTCGATCTGCACCTCGGTCAACGAGGTCATCTGCCACGGCATCCCCGACTCCACGGTCCTTAAGGAGGGGGACCTGGTCAATATCGACGTGACCGCCTACCTCGACGGCGTCCACGGGGACACCAACGCCACCTTCCCGGTGGGGCAGGTGGACCCGGAGACCTCACGGCTCATCGAGCGCACCCGCACCGCCATGGAACGCGGCATCAAGGCGGTACGGCCAGGTCGTGAGATCAACGTCATCGGCCGCGTCATCGAGGCCTGGGCGCGCCGCTTCGACTACGGGGTGGTGCGCGACTACACCGGGCACGGCGTGGGTGAGGCCTTCCACTCCGGCCTCATTATCCCCCACTACGACGCCGCCCCCCTCTATGCCGACGTCATGGAGGTTGGTATGGTCTTCACCATCGAGCCCATGCTCACCCTGGGCGGCATCGAGTGGGAGCAGTGGGACGACGGCTGGACCGTCGTGACCAAGGACCGCTCCCGGACCGCCCAGTTCGAGCACACCCTGGTGGTCACCGAGGACGGGGCGGAGGTCCTGACCCTGCCCTGA
- a CDS encoding histidine phosphatase family protein, with protein sequence MATLHLVRHGRTVLNEQHRTQGRADSPLTPQGRQGALAVGAYLREVPFVHAYTSPQGRVLETTDLLLAGREDVPRTVLSGLREYDYGVYEAGPDEVMLAALPARTHLPAVLAGRDPGAPGGISARDYLARTDAALARIVADLRRWGAGDGAGPHVLVVSHGMTLTSLVARWVGAQVLGREPMANCSVTTLEVDPADPARPRLLAWAADPAGQGVTFPSVDLAHAFDGVVPVPVDLTHPEGLTRPQGEAGAS encoded by the coding sequence ATGGCCACCCTCCACCTCGTCCGCCACGGTCGTACCGTCCTCAATGAGCAGCACCGCACGCAGGGCCGTGCGGACTCGCCCCTGACCCCCCAGGGGCGTCAGGGGGCCCTGGCGGTGGGGGCCTACCTGCGCGAGGTGCCCTTCGTGCACGCCTACACCAGTCCCCAGGGGCGGGTCCTGGAGACCACGGACCTGCTCCTGGCCGGGCGCGAGGACGTCCCCCGCACCGTGCTGTCGGGGCTGCGGGAGTACGACTACGGCGTCTACGAGGCGGGGCCGGACGAGGTCATGCTCGCCGCCCTGCCCGCGCGCACGCACCTGCCAGCGGTCCTGGCCGGACGGGACCCGGGCGCCCCCGGCGGCATCAGCGCGCGCGACTACCTGGCCCGCACCGACGCCGCCCTGGCTCGGATCGTGGCCGACCTGCGCCGGTGGGGCGCGGGCGACGGGGCCGGGCCCCACGTCCTGGTCGTCTCCCACGGCATGACGCTCACGAGCCTGGTGGCCCGCTGGGTCGGCGCCCAGGTCCTGGGCAGGGAGCCCATGGCCAACTGCTCGGTGACCACCCTCGAGGTGGACCCGGCCGACCCGGCCCGCCCCAGGCTCCTGGCCTGGGCGGCCGACCCGGCCGGGCAGGGGGTCACCTTCCCGTCCGTGGACCTCGCCCACGCCTTCGACGGCGTCGTCCCGGTCCCGGTGGACCTCACCCACCCCGAGGGACTCACCCGCCCCCAGGGCGAGGCAGGTGCCTCCTGA
- the panB gene encoding 3-methyl-2-oxobutanoate hydroxymethyltransferase, with protein MATPESPYGPVVGGGRPVRVHHLTAAKAAGTKLVMLTAYDAPTARILDAAGTDLLLVGDSMGNVVLGYDSTLPVELDELVVATRSVARATTRALVVADLPFGSYEAGPAQALASAVRLVKVGANAVKLEGGRARTATIQALTQAGIPVMGHLGFTPQSVNALGGFRVQGRGEAGDELMADALAIERAGVMGVVLEMVPEPLAARVTEALDVPTIGIGAGARCDGQVLVWTDMAGMTDWSPRFARKFGQVGAALAQAAADYGQAVRAGSFPAPEHWFAS; from the coding sequence ATGGCTACTCCCGAGTCCCCCTACGGGCCCGTCGTCGGCGGCGGCAGGCCCGTGCGCGTCCACCACCTCACGGCGGCCAAGGCCGCAGGCACCAAGCTCGTCATGCTCACCGCCTACGACGCCCCCACCGCCCGGATCCTCGACGCCGCGGGCACGGACCTGCTGCTCGTCGGCGATTCCATGGGCAACGTCGTGCTCGGCTACGACTCCACCCTGCCGGTGGAGCTCGACGAGCTGGTGGTCGCCACCCGCTCCGTGGCCCGGGCCACCACCCGCGCCCTGGTGGTGGCGGACCTGCCCTTCGGCTCCTACGAGGCGGGCCCCGCCCAGGCCCTGGCCAGCGCGGTACGCCTGGTGAAGGTGGGGGCCAACGCCGTCAAACTCGAGGGCGGGCGGGCGCGTACCGCCACCATCCAGGCCCTGACCCAGGCCGGGATCCCCGTCATGGGCCACCTGGGCTTCACCCCCCAGAGCGTCAACGCCCTGGGCGGCTTCCGCGTGCAGGGCCGCGGCGAGGCCGGCGACGAGCTAATGGCCGACGCCCTGGCCATTGAGCGGGCTGGCGTCATGGGCGTGGTCCTGGAGATGGTCCCCGAGCCGCTGGCCGCCCGCGTCACCGAGGCCCTGGACGTGCCCACCATTGGCATTGGCGCCGGGGCCCGCTGCGACGGGCAGGTCCTGGTGTGGACCGACATGGCCGGCATGACCGACTGGTCACCGCGTTTCGCCAGGAAGTTCGGCCAGGTCGGGGCCGCCCTGGCCCAGGCCGCCGCCGACTACGGGCAGGCCGTGCGCGCTGGCTCCTTCCCCGCCCCGGAGCACTGGTTCGCCTCCTGA
- a CDS encoding MBL fold metallo-hydrolase: MILERTIAPVFAANCYVLAPAPGAAALVVDPGAGAARGALALLRSHGLSLGAVLLTHGHADHVWDTSALVEGARDQGLVQEGCQVPVYVPGPDLYRLDDPDATTGIRLAEGLTFADLAGGPWVRPEGVRPFPARGLSEAVELVPGLGLRGVPAPGHSEGSSLFLLGASLADNPLLYEAEVPALCEADPAQADVERDYLLALDGDVIFKGSVGRTDLPGGDQVQMLATLRLLASVLDPATVLLPGHGAATTMAHEHRANPYLAEAKVRGGDLRA, translated from the coding sequence ATGATCCTCGAGCGCACGATTGCCCCCGTCTTCGCCGCCAACTGCTACGTGCTGGCCCCCGCTCCCGGTGCGGCCGCGCTGGTGGTGGACCCGGGCGCCGGGGCGGCCCGGGGCGCCCTGGCCCTGCTGCGCTCCCACGGCCTGAGCCTGGGGGCGGTTCTGCTGACCCACGGCCACGCCGACCACGTGTGGGACACCAGCGCCCTGGTCGAGGGCGCCCGCGACCAGGGGCTCGTCCAGGAGGGCTGTCAGGTGCCGGTCTACGTCCCCGGGCCCGACCTCTACCGGCTTGACGACCCCGACGCCACCACCGGCATCCGCCTGGCCGAGGGCCTGACCTTCGCCGACCTGGCGGGCGGCCCCTGGGTGCGTCCGGAGGGGGTGCGCCCCTTCCCCGCCCGGGGCCTGTCCGAGGCGGTCGAGCTCGTCCCCGGCCTCGGGCTGCGGGGCGTGCCGGCCCCCGGGCACTCGGAGGGCTCCAGCCTGTTCCTGCTGGGCGCGTCCCTGGCCGACAACCCCCTGCTGTACGAGGCCGAGGTCCCCGCCCTGTGCGAGGCCGACCCCGCCCAGGCCGACGTGGAGCGCGACTACCTGCTGGCCCTGGACGGGGACGTCATCTTCAAGGGGTCGGTGGGGCGCACCGACCTGCCCGGCGGGGACCAGGTGCAGATGCTGGCCACCCTGCGGCTGCTGGCCTCGGTCCTGGACCCGGCCACGGTCCTGCTGCCCGGGCACGGGGCGGCCACGACTATGGCGCACGAGCACCGCGCCAACCCCTACCTGGCCGAGGCCAAGGTCCGCGGCGGGGACCTGCGGGCCTAG
- a CDS encoding TerC family protein produces MHVHALGWAALAAVILTMITIDVVGHVRVPHVPSMREAAWWSVAYVAMAVVFGGVVWAVWGHPYGSAYFAGYLTEKALSVDNLFVFVIMMSTFRVPRRYQQEVLLAGVVIALVLRLLFILAGAALVENFSFVFYFFGAWLLWTALSQAREGVSEPGTHEEGEYEPSRLVRALARVVPMTDGYVGGKVLHRHAGRTLVTPMLLVIIAIGTTDVMFAMDSIPAIYSWTTEPYLVFAANAFSLLGLRQLYFLIDGLLDRLVYLHYGLAVILGFIGLKLVNHALHTNEVPFVNGGRPWHVVPEPGIGASLCLIVVTMLVTVLASLTVGRRRARRDADQAPQPGPVTSTPA; encoded by the coding sequence GTGCACGTCCATGCCCTGGGGTGGGCGGCCCTGGCCGCCGTCATCCTGACCATGATCACGATCGACGTCGTCGGCCACGTCAGGGTCCCCCACGTGCCCTCCATGCGGGAGGCCGCCTGGTGGTCGGTGGCCTACGTGGCCATGGCGGTGGTCTTCGGGGGCGTGGTGTGGGCGGTCTGGGGCCACCCCTACGGGAGCGCGTACTTCGCGGGCTACCTCACCGAGAAGGCCCTGAGCGTGGACAACCTCTTCGTGTTCGTCATTATGATGTCCACCTTCCGGGTACCCCGCAGGTACCAGCAGGAGGTGCTCCTGGCGGGCGTCGTTATCGCCCTGGTGCTGCGCCTGCTCTTTATCCTGGCCGGGGCGGCCCTGGTGGAGAACTTCTCCTTCGTGTTCTACTTCTTCGGCGCCTGGCTGCTGTGGACGGCCCTGTCCCAGGCGCGCGAGGGGGTGTCCGAGCCCGGGACCCACGAGGAGGGGGAGTACGAGCCCAGCCGGCTGGTGCGGGCCCTGGCCCGGGTGGTGCCCATGACCGACGGCTACGTGGGCGGCAAGGTCCTGCACCGTCACGCCGGGCGCACCCTGGTGACCCCCATGCTGCTGGTCATTATCGCCATCGGCACCACCGACGTCATGTTCGCCATGGACTCCATCCCCGCGATCTACTCCTGGACCACCGAGCCCTACCTGGTCTTCGCCGCCAACGCCTTCTCCCTGCTGGGCCTGCGCCAGCTCTACTTCCTCATTGACGGCCTGCTGGACCGCCTGGTCTACCTCCACTACGGGCTGGCCGTGATCCTGGGGTTCATCGGCCTGAAGCTGGTCAACCACGCCCTGCACACCAACGAGGTCCCCTTCGTCAACGGCGGCCGGCCCTGGCACGTGGTCCCCGAGCCGGGCATCGGGGCCTCGTTGTGCCTTATCGTTGTCACCATGCTGGTCACGGTGCTCGCCTCCCTGACGGTGGGTCGACGCCGGGCCCGCCGCGACGCCGACCAGGCGCCCCAGCCCGGTCCCGTCACCTCCACCCCGGCCTAG
- a CDS encoding HAD-IC family P-type ATPase, producing the protein MSPDPTPSPTQADGGPDPHPGQDDPAPRRGLSAAQVADAVRAGRTNAYQEPTSRSAREILRANVFTVFNAILGAALVVILAVGSWRDALFGFVLLINTATGTVAEIRAKRALDSLSVLAAPLTQVIRDGTESSVGVAEVVLGDLIRVSSGDQVPADGVVVEQQGVEIDESILTGESATVRKEPGDRVMSGTTVTAGTALVTVDAVGADAYAHRLAAEARRYSVVTSELQAGTNRVLTWISWVIVPMTLLLLWSQMRVAGGWSAAWANGGWRHAVVLAVAGVVGMVPQGLVLLTSVNFAAASLSLARQHVLVQELPAVEVLARVDTLCLDKTGTLTSGGVELQQILGLDDHGHLVGPAGPQDPSADGQDGSHGRALAALAAMVGGEEANATARAVAAGLSGVTPAQGAGQVPFSSARKWSALAVEEPSGRAHYVLGAPEIVLAPALAAGDDAARATLEKVSDLAGAGQRVLCLARSTGLWYLPREGEPSLPEGLHAVVLAVLAEEVRPDAARTLGYFAEQGVTVKIISGDNPTTVAAIARGVGVRAPDGGQAEGVDARVLPDAQEEEGRALADVLETGAVFGRVTPEQKRDFVRALRSRGHVVAMTGDGVNDALALKDADLGIAMGNAAPATKAVARLVLLDGRFASLPGVVAEGRRVIANMERVASLFLAKTTYAALIAVVVALAGISYPYLPRQLTIVSSLTIGIPATVIALAPTHQRYRPGFLGRVLRLAVPAGLVIGAGVLVTRTWLSLAGAASGQVTTGATLVLVLGGLWLLSCTARPWVWWRVVLVVLMAAAALMTVFLEGLRSFFDLAWPAPLTWVVLGTVGAGVCLGVELVAWWASRAARRTRP; encoded by the coding sequence ATGAGCCCTGACCCGACACCCTCGCCCACCCAGGCGGACGGGGGACCGGACCCCCACCCGGGGCAGGACGACCCCGCGCCCCGCCGCGGCCTGAGCGCCGCCCAGGTGGCCGACGCCGTCCGGGCCGGGCGGACCAACGCCTACCAGGAGCCCACCTCGCGCTCCGCGCGCGAGATCCTGCGCGCCAACGTCTTCACCGTCTTCAACGCCATCCTCGGCGCCGCCCTGGTGGTCATCCTAGCCGTGGGCAGCTGGCGTGACGCCCTGTTCGGCTTCGTGCTGCTGATCAACACGGCCACCGGCACGGTGGCCGAGATCCGGGCCAAGCGGGCCCTGGACAGCCTGTCGGTCCTGGCCGCCCCGCTCACCCAGGTCATCCGTGACGGGACGGAGTCCTCAGTGGGCGTGGCCGAGGTCGTCCTGGGCGACCTCATCCGGGTCTCCAGCGGCGACCAGGTACCCGCCGACGGCGTGGTGGTCGAGCAGCAGGGCGTGGAGATCGACGAGTCCATCCTCACCGGGGAGTCGGCCACCGTCCGCAAGGAGCCGGGCGACCGGGTCATGTCGGGCACCACGGTGACCGCCGGCACCGCCCTGGTCACCGTGGACGCGGTGGGCGCCGACGCCTACGCCCACCGCCTGGCGGCCGAGGCCCGCCGCTACAGCGTGGTCACCTCCGAGCTCCAGGCGGGCACCAACCGGGTCCTGACCTGGATCAGCTGGGTGATCGTTCCCATGACCCTGCTGCTGCTGTGGTCCCAGATGCGCGTGGCCGGGGGCTGGTCGGCCGCCTGGGCGAACGGCGGCTGGCGGCACGCCGTCGTCCTGGCCGTGGCCGGGGTGGTCGGCATGGTCCCCCAGGGCCTGGTGCTCCTGACCAGCGTCAACTTCGCCGCAGCCAGCCTGTCCCTGGCCCGCCAGCACGTCCTGGTCCAGGAGCTGCCCGCCGTGGAGGTCCTGGCCCGGGTGGACACCCTGTGCCTGGACAAGACCGGCACCCTGACCTCCGGGGGGGTCGAGCTCCAGCAGATCCTGGGCCTGGACGACCACGGCCACCTCGTCGGTCCCGCGGGCCCGCAGGACCCCTCGGCGGACGGGCAGGACGGCTCCCACGGGCGCGCCTTGGCGGCCCTGGCCGCCATGGTGGGAGGCGAGGAGGCCAACGCGACCGCCCGGGCCGTGGCCGCCGGGCTGAGCGGGGTCACCCCCGCCCAGGGGGCCGGGCAGGTCCCCTTCTCCAGCGCCCGCAAGTGGTCCGCCCTGGCCGTGGAGGAGCCCTCGGGGCGGGCCCACTACGTCCTGGGGGCCCCCGAGATCGTCCTGGCCCCGGCCCTGGCCGCCGGTGACGACGCCGCCCGGGCGACCCTGGAGAAGGTCTCCGACCTGGCCGGTGCCGGCCAGCGGGTCCTGTGCCTGGCCCGCTCCACCGGCCTGTGGTACCTGCCCAGGGAGGGCGAGCCCAGCCTGCCCGAGGGCCTGCACGCCGTCGTCCTGGCCGTCCTGGCCGAGGAGGTCCGCCCTGACGCCGCCCGGACCCTGGGCTACTTCGCCGAGCAGGGCGTGACCGTCAAGATCATTAGCGGGGACAACCCCACCACGGTGGCGGCGATCGCCCGCGGCGTGGGCGTGCGGGCCCCCGACGGGGGGCAGGCCGAGGGCGTGGACGCCCGGGTGCTGCCCGACGCCCAGGAGGAGGAGGGGCGGGCCCTGGCCGACGTCCTGGAGACCGGTGCCGTGTTCGGCCGGGTCACCCCCGAGCAGAAGCGCGACTTCGTGCGCGCCCTGCGCTCGCGCGGGCACGTGGTGGCCATGACCGGCGACGGCGTCAACGACGCCCTGGCCCTCAAGGACGCCGACCTGGGGATCGCCATGGGCAACGCCGCCCCCGCCACCAAGGCCGTGGCCCGCCTGGTGCTCCTGGACGGGCGCTTCGCCTCCCTGCCCGGGGTGGTGGCCGAGGGGCGGCGGGTCATTGCCAATATGGAGCGCGTGGCCTCCCTGTTCCTGGCCAAGACCACCTACGCGGCCCTCATTGCCGTGGTGGTGGCCCTGGCCGGGATCTCCTACCCCTACCTGCCCCGCCAGCTGACCATTGTCTCCTCCCTGACCATCGGTATCCCTGCCACGGTCATCGCCCTGGCGCCCACCCACCAGCGCTACCGGCCGGGCTTCCTGGGGCGCGTGCTGCGCCTGGCCGTCCCGGCCGGCCTGGTGATCGGGGCCGGGGTCCTGGTCACCCGCACCTGGCTGTCCCTGGCCGGCGCCGCCTCGGGCCAGGTGACCACCGGGGCCACCCTGGTCCTGGTGCTCGGCGGGCTGTGGCTGCTGTCCTGCACGGCCCGGCCCTGGGTGTGGTGGCGGGTGGTCCTGGTGGTGCTCATGGCCGCCGCCGCCCTGATGACGGTGTTCCTGGAGGGGCTGCGCAGCTTCTTCGACCTGGCCTGGCCCGCCCCGCTGACCTGGGTGGTCCTGGGGACGGTCGGGGCGGGTGTGTGCCTGGGCGTGGAGCTGGTGGCCTGGTGGGCCTCCCGGGCCGCCCGCCGTACCCGCCCCTAG